A genomic stretch from Solanum stenotomum isolate F172 chromosome 8, ASM1918654v1, whole genome shotgun sequence includes:
- the LOC125873405 gene encoding uncharacterized protein LOC125873405, protein MGKSLPSPNRIQDFARIISSNRIQRPTQVKPASRIRSVPSPVAAKSRAVVDGDSSERRLKLKKNMEEASSNSNSNSNTSSSNQRRLPLADVVADCVKRWFHDTLKEAKAGDANMQVLVGQMYFSGYGISKDAQKGRAWITRASKSRSSAWKVSDKRPGYNASDSDSDDTVEDTKQN, encoded by the exons ATGGGGAAATCGCTTCCTTCACCAAATAGAATTCAAGATTTTGCCAGAATAATCAGCTCCAACAGAATCCAGCGCCCGACCCAAGTCAAACCCGCATCCAGAATTAGGTCAGTTCCATCCCCTGTGGCCGCAAAGTCTAGGGCGGTGGTCGACGGCGATTCATCGGAGCGGCGGCTGAAGCTGAAGAAGAACATGGAAGAAGCAAGCTCTAACTCCAATTCCAATTCCAATACTTCTTCGTCGAACCAGCGGCGGCTACCTCTTGCTGACGTGGTGGCTGACTGTGTCAAGCGGTGGTTCCACGACACTCTCAAGGAGGCGAAAGCTGGTGACGCTAACATGCAGGTCCTTGTTGGTCAGATGTATTTTAGTGGCTATGGTATATCCAAAGATGCACAGAAG GGAAGAGCTTGGATTACCCGAGCTTCAAAGAGTCGGTCATCGGCATGGAAAGTGAGTGATAAACGCCCAG gCTATAATGCCAGTGATTCTGATTCTGATGATACTGTGGAGgatacaaaacaaaattga